In Candidatus Eisenbacteria bacterium, one genomic interval encodes:
- the galT gene encoding galactose-1-phosphate uridylyltransferase — protein MPELRKDPVVGRWVIISTERSRRPTNFAPPQPTTSSGFCPFCPGHEDKTPPEVHAVRPRGGPSNSGGWDVRVVPNKFPALQVEGSLDRRGEGLYDKMSGIGAHEVVIETPDHSKDLADLPVAHIAEVLDAYRVRMIDLHRDKRLRYVLIFKNHGGTAGATLEHTHTQLIALPIIPKQLQEELDGARRYYELKERCVFCDIVAQETSEGLGRRVVLMNERFVALAPFAPRFPFETWILPRRHDAAYQQISDPSEMIDLATILKETLQRLNLALERPPFNFVIHTAPVADGDAEHYHWHIEIMPKLTRVAGFEIGSGFYINPTPPEDAAQFLREIALTV, from the coding sequence ATGCCCGAGCTTCGCAAGGACCCGGTGGTCGGACGCTGGGTCATCATCTCGACCGAACGCAGCCGCCGCCCCACCAACTTCGCGCCACCGCAGCCCACGACCTCCTCGGGGTTCTGCCCGTTCTGTCCCGGTCACGAGGACAAGACGCCCCCCGAGGTGCATGCGGTGCGGCCGCGCGGCGGCCCGTCGAACAGCGGCGGGTGGGACGTGCGCGTGGTTCCGAACAAGTTCCCAGCACTGCAGGTCGAAGGCTCGCTCGATCGGCGCGGCGAGGGGCTCTACGACAAGATGAGCGGCATCGGGGCGCACGAAGTGGTGATCGAAACCCCCGACCACTCGAAGGATCTCGCCGACCTGCCGGTCGCCCACATCGCCGAGGTGCTGGATGCCTATCGCGTGCGCATGATCGACCTGCATCGCGACAAGCGGCTGCGCTACGTGCTGATCTTCAAGAACCACGGGGGCACCGCCGGCGCCACCCTCGAGCACACGCACACGCAGCTCATCGCGCTGCCGATCATTCCGAAGCAGTTGCAGGAAGAGCTCGACGGGGCGCGCCGCTACTACGAGCTCAAGGAACGCTGTGTGTTCTGCGACATCGTCGCGCAGGAGACCTCGGAGGGACTCGGCCGCCGCGTGGTGCTCATGAACGAGCGCTTCGTCGCGCTCGCTCCGTTCGCTCCGCGCTTCCCGTTCGAGACCTGGATCCTGCCGCGCCGTCACGATGCCGCCTATCAGCAGATCTCCGATCCATCGGAAATGATCGATCTCGCCACGATCCTCAAGGAGACGCTGCAGCGACTGAATCTGGCGCTCGAGCGTCCGCCGTTCAATTTCGTGATCCATACCGCACCGGTCGCCGACGGCGATGCCGAGCACTATCACTGGCACATCGAAATCATGCCCAAGCTCACGCGGGTGGCCGGCTTCGAAATCGGCTCAGGCTTCTACATCAATCCGACCCCGCCCGAAGACGCCGCGCAATTCCTGCGCGAGATCGCGTTGACGGTGTGA
- a CDS encoding glycogen synthase yields MKTPALSIAHITSEYAPLAKVGGLADMVASLAAEQVRRGHRVTVVLPGYEGHREVPGWVWRSIGAADLPWGMGVERAEFDLLLPTGPEAPAPQGLRVLRVSHAGERRFFQRSGIYNDPVSGEGYPDNGERYLFFCRAALEGLRQLGGRYQIVHAHDHQAGWIPCFLRTHEAGSETFAGAASVFTIHNLGYQGLQDPWVLALAGFGREHFYPGGPFEFWGRVNFMKVGLLFADMISTVSPRYAEEIRSSDEFGFGLEGVLERRQLDLRGILNGIDDAYWDPARDRWLSHPYDRANMAGKWKNRTALLTECGFPPQPDWPVVGMVSRLVDQKGFDLIEAAAAELQKLEARFVVLGSGQARYQDLFTRLVSESPERFSFRTGFDERFAHAIEAGADLFLMPSRYEPCGLNQMYSLRYGTVPVVRATGGLADTVEDFDPATRAGTGFVFQNYESADMVAALRRAFTVYRQPHLWGQLRANGMSRDFSWRRSAEGYDRLYVEALARVGAGRMKTLETVKSAG; encoded by the coding sequence ATGAAGACGCCCGCGCTCTCGATCGCCCACATCACCTCGGAGTATGCGCCGCTCGCCAAGGTCGGCGGGCTCGCCGACATGGTGGCGTCACTGGCCGCCGAACAGGTGCGTCGCGGGCATCGCGTCACCGTGGTGCTGCCCGGCTACGAGGGCCACCGCGAAGTGCCGGGCTGGGTGTGGCGCTCGATCGGAGCCGCCGACCTTCCGTGGGGCATGGGCGTCGAGCGCGCCGAATTCGACCTGCTGCTGCCGACCGGCCCCGAGGCTCCTGCGCCGCAGGGGCTGAGGGTGCTGCGGGTGTCGCACGCCGGAGAGCGGCGATTCTTCCAGCGATCCGGCATCTACAACGATCCGGTGAGCGGCGAGGGTTACCCGGACAACGGCGAGCGCTATCTGTTCTTCTGTCGCGCGGCGCTCGAGGGGTTGCGCCAGCTCGGCGGCCGCTATCAGATCGTTCATGCGCACGATCATCAGGCCGGCTGGATCCCCTGTTTTCTCCGCACTCACGAGGCAGGCAGCGAGACGTTCGCCGGTGCCGCCTCGGTGTTCACGATTCACAATCTCGGCTACCAGGGCCTGCAGGATCCGTGGGTACTGGCACTGGCCGGATTCGGCCGCGAGCACTTCTACCCGGGCGGCCCGTTCGAGTTCTGGGGGCGCGTGAACTTCATGAAGGTCGGCCTGCTGTTCGCCGACATGATCTCGACCGTCAGTCCGCGCTACGCCGAGGAGATCCGCTCGAGCGACGAGTTCGGATTCGGACTCGAGGGCGTGCTGGAGCGCCGCCAGCTCGATCTGCGCGGCATTCTCAATGGCATCGACGACGCCTACTGGGATCCGGCCCGCGATCGCTGGCTCTCGCACCCCTACGACCGCGCGAACATGGCCGGCAAGTGGAAAAATCGCACCGCGCTGCTGACCGAATGCGGATTCCCGCCGCAGCCCGACTGGCCGGTGGTCGGCATGGTGTCGCGACTCGTCGATCAGAAGGGCTTCGATCTGATCGAGGCCGCGGCCGCGGAGCTTCAGAAGCTCGAGGCGCGATTCGTGGTGCTCGGCAGCGGCCAGGCACGCTATCAGGACCTGTTCACGCGGCTCGTCTCGGAGAGCCCCGAGCGCTTCAGCTTCCGCACCGGCTTCGACGAACGATTCGCCCATGCAATCGAGGCCGGCGCGGATCTGTTCCTGATGCCGTCGCGCTACGAACCCTGTGGGCTCAACCAGATGTACAGCCTGCGCTACGGCACGGTGCCGGTGGTTCGCGCGACCGGCGGGCTTGCCGACACCGTCGAGGACTTCGATCCCGCGACCCGTGCGGGAACCGGATTCGTGTTCCAGAACTACGAATCCGCCGACATGGTGGCGGCCCTGCGGCGCGCGTTCACGGTCTACCGCCAGCCCCACCTGTGGGGGCAACTGCGCGCCAACGGCATGAGCCGGGACTTCTCATGGCGCCGCAGTGCCGAGGGCTACGATCGGCTGTATGTCGAGGCGCTGGCGCGGGTCGGTGCCGGGCGCATGAAGACCCTGGAGACCGTGAAGAGCGCGGGGTAG
- a CDS encoding acyl carrier protein — protein sequence MSDVAIEAAIRNFLLEEILYDRQLKSLEPDENLIENGLMDSLAILKVVGFCEETFGIAIPDHEVLPDNMESVRAIAALVEKVRAAK from the coding sequence ATGTCCGACGTCGCGATCGAAGCTGCGATCCGCAATTTCCTGCTCGAGGAGATTCTCTACGACCGCCAGCTCAAGTCCCTCGAGCCGGATGAGAACCTGATCGAGAACGGCCTCATGGACTCGCTCGCGATTCTCAAGGTGGTCGGATTCTGCGAAGAGACGTTCGGCATCGCGATTCCCGACCATGAAGTGCTGCCCGACAACATGGAAAGTGTGCGGGCGATCGCGGCACTGGTCGAAAAGGTGCGCGCGGCGAAGTAG
- a CDS encoding amino acid adenylation domain-containing protein has product MDGQRLTYAELEAQSNQFARALTARGVKLGDRVGLWLPKSPAALVALWGAMKAGAVYVPIDPGAPPARAGLIARDCELAALVSRLDRRAELEQALADGPSLRAIWLADATAAEAPSELDVAGTPLRAWASLATEDSSPPPNPASPDDLAYILYTSGSTGEPKGVMHSHRSGLAFPTWAAAAFGLTHEDRISNHAPLHFDLSTFDVFATATAGACVYPVSAKLASFPAAIAKLYAKERLTVWYETPSSLALMMGRGGLASLDLSAVRVLLFAGEVMPPKHLRELMQLMPGARFANLYGPTETNVCTCYEASSLPIGDSSLPIGTPSCGDRAHVLDEQRQPCAPGTPGELWVSGPTLMRGYWGRAELTARTLAEIESPAGPVRTYRTGDLVREREDGKLEFLGRRDHQIKTRGYRVELGEIETALLSHADVAEAIALAIPDDEVTNRLKALVVLRPATTLDEATLKQHCARSLPRYMVPEWIEFRSEFPRTSSGKIDRRSLAGA; this is encoded by the coding sequence ATGGACGGACAGCGCCTGACCTACGCGGAGCTCGAGGCACAATCGAACCAATTCGCGCGAGCACTCACCGCGCGCGGCGTGAAGCTCGGAGACCGCGTCGGACTCTGGCTGCCGAAGTCGCCCGCGGCGCTCGTCGCGCTCTGGGGTGCGATGAAAGCCGGCGCGGTCTACGTGCCCATCGACCCAGGCGCCCCGCCGGCACGAGCCGGACTCATCGCACGCGATTGCGAACTTGCGGCACTCGTGTCGCGACTCGATCGCCGCGCCGAGCTCGAGCAAGCGCTCGCGGACGGACCGTCGCTGCGCGCCATCTGGCTTGCCGACGCAACCGCGGCCGAGGCTCCGTCCGAGCTCGATGTCGCCGGAACTCCACTCCGAGCCTGGGCCTCGCTGGCCACCGAGGATTCGAGTCCGCCGCCGAACCCCGCATCGCCCGACGATCTGGCCTACATCCTCTACACCTCGGGTTCGACCGGCGAACCCAAGGGCGTCATGCACTCGCACCGGAGTGGGCTCGCGTTTCCGACCTGGGCGGCGGCGGCTTTCGGGCTCACGCACGAGGACCGCATCTCGAACCATGCGCCGCTCCACTTCGATCTCTCGACCTTCGACGTGTTCGCGACCGCCACCGCGGGTGCCTGCGTCTACCCGGTCTCCGCGAAGCTCGCTTCGTTTCCGGCCGCGATCGCCAAGCTCTACGCGAAGGAGCGCCTCACGGTGTGGTACGAAACGCCGAGTTCGCTCGCGCTGATGATGGGTCGCGGTGGGCTCGCGAGTCTCGATCTCTCCGCGGTGCGCGTGCTGCTGTTCGCGGGCGAGGTCATGCCGCCCAAGCATCTGCGCGAGCTCATGCAGCTGATGCCCGGAGCGCGCTTCGCGAACCTCTACGGTCCGACCGAGACCAACGTCTGCACCTGCTACGAGGCATCGAGCCTGCCGATCGGGGACTCGAGCCTGCCGATCGGCACGCCGAGCTGCGGCGATCGGGCCCATGTGCTCGACGAGCAAAGGCAGCCCTGCGCCCCGGGGACCCCCGGTGAGCTGTGGGTGAGCGGCCCGACTCTGATGCGTGGTTACTGGGGCCGCGCGGAACTCACCGCCCGCACGCTCGCAGAGATCGAGTCGCCGGCGGGCCCGGTGCGCACCTATCGCACCGGCGACCTGGTGCGCGAACGTGAGGACGGCAAGCTCGAGTTCCTGGGGCGCCGCGATCACCAGATCAAGACGCGCGGTTACCGGGTGGAGCTGGGCGAAATCGAAACCGCGCTGCTGTCGCACGCGGACGTCGCGGAGGCGATTGCGCTCGCGATTCCCGACGACGAGGTCACCAATCGACTCAAGGCGCTGGTGGTGCTCCGCCCCGCGACGACGCTTGACGAGGCTACGCTCAAACAGCACTGTGCCCGCTCGTTGCCGCGCTACATGGTGCCGGAGTGGATCGAGTTCCGTTCCGAGTTCCCCCGCACCAGCAGCGGAAAGATCGACCGGCGGTCGCTCGCCGGCGCCTGA